The Pseudomonas oryzicola genomic sequence TGACGCACCACGGCGGCGGCGAACAGGCCGATGGGCACATTGATGAAGAAAATCCACGGCCAGCTGTAGCTGTCGGTGATCCAGCCGCCGAGGATCGGCCCGGCAATCGGCGCCACCACGGTCACCATCGCCAGCAACGCCAGGGCCATCCCGCGCTTGGCCGGTGGGTACACCGCAATCAGCAACGTCTGGGTCATCGGGTACAGGGGCCCGGCCACCACCCCCTGCAACACGCGAAAGCCGACCAGCTCCGGCATCGATTGGGCGATTCCGCACAAGAACGAGGCCAGCACGAACAGCAGCGTGGCCCAGATGAACAGCTTCACTTCGCCAAACCGCCGGCTGAGCCAGCCGGTGAGCGGCAAGGCAATGGCATTGCTCACTGCGAACGAGGTGATGACCCAGGTGCCCTGCTCGTAGCTCACCCCAAGGTTGCCGGAAATGGTCGGCAGGGCCACGTTGGCAATGGTGGTGTCGAGCACCTGCATGAACGTTGCCAGCGACAGGCCGATGGTGGTCAGCAGCAGGCTCGGTGGGGTGAACTGGGCCGCAGCAGTATTGCTCATCGCTGCGCCGTCTTGCCGGTTGCACTGTTTTCGTGGATCAGCCGGGCGATCAGGTTGTCGGCTTCGACCAGCTGGCGATCATAGACCTGGGTGGTATAGCTGGCCTGCTGGGGTGGCTGCTGGGCCAGTGCCGGGCCGCTCTGGTCATGCAGGTCGACCTCGACCACGGTGGACAGGCCGATACGCAGCGGGTGTTCCTTGAGCTGGTCGGGGCTGAGGTGGATCCGTACTGGAACCCGCTGGACGATCTTGATCCAGTTACCGGTGGCATTCTGCGCCGGCAACAAGGCGAAGGCGCTGCCGGTGCCAGCGCCAAGGCTGTCGACCGTGCCGCTGTACTTGACCTCGCTGCCATACAGATCGGCGCTGATCTGCACCGGCTGGCCAATGCGCATGTCGCGCAGTTGGGTTTCCTTGAAGTTGGCATCGATCCACACCTGATCCAGCGGAATTACCGCCATGGTCGCGGTGCCAGGCTGCAGGCGCTGGCCAAGTTGCACGGTACGCTTGGCAACGTAGCCGGTCACCGGCGCCACCAGGGTCGTACGGGCATGGTCAAGGTAGGCCTGGCGCAGATCGGCGGCGGCAGCCATCACCTCGGGGTGCGAGGACACCACGGTGTCATCGACCAGCGCGCTGCTGGTGCTGAGCTGCTGGCGCGCGCTGTTGACGGCGGCCTGGGCCACGCTCAAGTCATCGCGGGCATGGGACAGCTCTTCTGCGGCAATGGCGCCGCTGTCGGCCAGCACCTTGCGCCGGTTGAAGTCCTGCTGGGCCTTGCGCAGTTCGGCCTGGCGGGTTTCCAGCTGGGCCTTGAGCGAGTCGACGTTGCTGTACAGGCCGCGCACCTGGCGCACGCTGCGCGCCAGCCTGGCTTCGGCAGCCTGCAAGGCCACTTCGCTGTCGGCCGGGTCGAACTGCAGCAGCACCTGGCCGGCATGCACCAGGTCGCCATCATCGGCTCCGATGCTGGTGACCGTACCGCTGACCAATGGGGTGATTTCCACCACGTTGCCGTTGACGTAGGCATCGTCGGTGCTTTCATGCCAACGCCCGACCAGGCTGTACCAGGCCCAGGCGCCAGCGGCGGCCAGGACCACCAGCAACAACAGGCCAAGCAGCCAGACCTTGCGCTTGCGCGATGGCTCCGGTGCTGCGGTGGGAGACGGGGTGTCTGCGGTAGTGGCCATGACAGTACCTTGGATAATTCGTGACAGGGTTCAACGATCACCGAAGCGGCGCATCGTCAGCGGGTCGCCGGCAGCGAGCAGCACCTTGGCCAACAGGCCTTCCAAGGCTTTCAGCTCTTCGCGGTCCAGCGCGCCGCACAACTCGTTCATGGCGGCGGCGCCGATTTCCGGCAGCCGGTCGGCCAGGCGCTGGCCGTCGGCAGTCAAGGCCAGGCGCACCTGGCGACGGTCGTCGGCGCAGCGGTTGCGCACGATCAGCTCCTTCTGCTCGAGGCGGTCGAGCATGCGCGTCATCGAACCACTGTCCAGGCCCAGGTAGCGGCACAATTCGGCCGGGGTATCCACCTGGTACTGGGTGACGATGATCAACACCTTGAACTGCGCGGCGGTAACGCCCTCGGACTCGAGGTGCCAGTCGAGAATGCGATCCTTCAGGATTGCCGCCCGGCCAAGCAGCATGCCGATGGCGCAGGTCTGGAAGTTGTCTGGAGTGAAATGGGCCATCAGGGACTGCTCGGTAAGTGTGTAAAAATATTACTGCCTAGGCAGTAAATGTCAAAGCTTTGATTAGGTAGCTATCAGATATTTCATGATTTTGCCTGCCGCGCCGGCCGCTCCTGCAAAGTTCATGGGCCCGCACAAGGGCGGCTAGAGGGCTCGCAGGCCCAGTGCCTGCACGGCCCCGCAGGCAATGGCCATGCCCACCAGTTCAGCCAGGCTATCCGCTTGCAAACGCTTCATCACCCGACCACGGTACAAGTCCACGGTCTTCACGCTGACTCCCAGCCGTTCGGCAATTTCACGGTTGCTCAAGCCTTGGGCCAACGGCACGAACACGTCGCGCTCGCGCGGCGTCAGG encodes the following:
- a CDS encoding HlyD family secretion protein translates to MATTADTPSPTAAPEPSRKRKVWLLGLLLLVVLAAAGAWAWYSLVGRWHESTDDAYVNGNVVEITPLVSGTVTSIGADDGDLVHAGQVLLQFDPADSEVALQAAEARLARSVRQVRGLYSNVDSLKAQLETRQAELRKAQQDFNRRKVLADSGAIAAEELSHARDDLSVAQAAVNSARQQLSTSSALVDDTVVSSHPEVMAAAADLRQAYLDHARTTLVAPVTGYVAKRTVQLGQRLQPGTATMAVIPLDQVWIDANFKETQLRDMRIGQPVQISADLYGSEVKYSGTVDSLGAGTGSAFALLPAQNATGNWIKIVQRVPVRIHLSPDQLKEHPLRIGLSTVVEVDLHDQSGPALAQQPPQQASYTTQVYDRQLVEADNLIARLIHENSATGKTAQR
- a CDS encoding MarR family winged helix-turn-helix transcriptional regulator, producing the protein MAHFTPDNFQTCAIGMLLGRAAILKDRILDWHLESEGVTAAQFKVLIIVTQYQVDTPAELCRYLGLDSGSMTRMLDRLEQKELIVRNRCADDRRQVRLALTADGQRLADRLPEIGAAAMNELCGALDREELKALEGLLAKVLLAAGDPLTMRRFGDR